The following are encoded in a window of Vicinamibacterales bacterium genomic DNA:
- a CDS encoding deoxyhypusine synthase family protein → MKTKSRFLREPVEPFVVQPDAAADDLLARMERISFQGRNLATARRIWEKMLHSDCTVFMGIAGALSAGGLRLIVSHLIAHRYIDCLVSTGANLYHDLHETRGRHHYLGSPHEDDAALQAEHIDRVYDTYAREEEFCDNDEWIASFALTLERRPYSSREFLYRLGEYLWQQTGQEGILTAAYKANVPIFCPAIADSSIGMGLSQARHRDQTAGAVDVIADIVESANIVIRHPRTASVVLGGGTPKNFINQASVQAEFFDDRVGGHRYALQIVTDVPHFGGASGSSLEEARSWGKLATDAEQVTVHADATVAMPLLVSALGASAASALAARKPMRFDLSGPALVINGRPLPVARFETR, encoded by the coding sequence ATGAAGACGAAATCCCGTTTTCTTCGCGAGCCGGTCGAGCCGTTCGTCGTCCAGCCTGACGCGGCGGCCGACGACCTGCTGGCGCGCATGGAGCGCATTTCGTTTCAGGGGCGCAATCTCGCCACCGCGCGGCGCATCTGGGAAAAGATGCTCCACAGCGACTGCACGGTCTTCATGGGAATCGCGGGCGCGCTCAGCGCCGGCGGCTTGCGGCTGATCGTCAGCCATCTCATCGCCCATCGCTATATCGACTGCCTGGTGTCGACCGGCGCCAACCTCTACCACGACCTGCACGAGACCCGCGGCCGCCACCACTACCTCGGGTCGCCGCACGAGGACGATGCGGCGCTGCAGGCCGAGCACATCGACCGCGTCTACGACACCTACGCGCGCGAAGAGGAGTTCTGCGACAACGACGAGTGGATCGCCTCGTTCGCGTTGACGCTCGAGCGGCGCCCGTACAGCTCGCGCGAGTTTCTCTACCGGCTGGGCGAGTACCTCTGGCAGCAGACCGGACAGGAGGGCATCCTGACCGCGGCCTACAAGGCGAACGTCCCGATTTTCTGTCCGGCGATTGCCGATTCCTCGATCGGGATGGGGCTGTCGCAGGCCCGGCACCGCGACCAGACCGCCGGCGCCGTCGACGTCATCGCCGACATCGTCGAGTCGGCCAACATCGTGATCCGCCATCCGCGGACCGCCTCGGTCGTGCTGGGCGGCGGCACGCCGAAGAATTTCATCAACCAGGCCAGCGTGCAGGCCGAGTTCTTCGACGACCGCGTCGGCGGACATCGCTATGCCCTGCAGATCGTCACCGACGTACCGCACTTCGGGGGCGCCTCCGGCTCGAGTCTCGAGGAGGCGCGCAGCTGGGGCAAGCTGGCGACCGACGCTGAACAGGTGACCGTTCACGCCGACGCGACCGTCGCGATGCCGCTGCTCGTCAGCGCGCTGGGCGCGTCGGCGGCCTCGGCGCTTGCCGCACGAAAACCGATGCGCTTCGATCTGTCCGGCCCGGCGCTCGTGATCAACGGCCGGCCGCTGCCCGTGGCGCGCTTCGAGACCCGCTGA
- the speB gene encoding agmatinase yields the protein MELPFSYDHADALVFGGALPTRRPFDDARVVILPVPVDRTTSYVGGTRNGPHEILQASSHMELWDEEMRADVHAVGICTLPEMELPFGEMQAVVDEIERVAYEIVGRDKFLVAIGGEHSITPPLVSAVARRHPDLTVLQIDAHADMRDAYMGTPHNHACAMRRARELARVTQVGIRSLSTEEAEVLPRLDTTVFYDFDMRSNPKWIDAVVDSLGPDVYVTVDVDGLDPAIMPSTGTPEPGGLAWQEITALLRATAERRNVVAADVVELSPIPGLVAPNFLCAKLIYKLLTYRFLKDPRAKRG from the coding sequence ATGGAGCTTCCCTTCTCGTACGACCACGCCGACGCCCTCGTCTTCGGGGGCGCGCTGCCGACGCGGCGACCCTTCGACGACGCTCGGGTCGTGATCCTGCCGGTGCCGGTCGACCGGACCACGTCTTACGTCGGCGGCACCCGCAACGGCCCGCACGAAATCCTGCAGGCTTCCTCGCACATGGAGCTGTGGGACGAGGAGATGCGCGCCGACGTGCATGCCGTCGGCATCTGCACGCTGCCCGAGATGGAGCTGCCGTTCGGCGAGATGCAGGCCGTCGTCGACGAGATCGAGCGCGTTGCCTACGAGATTGTCGGCCGCGACAAGTTTCTCGTCGCCATCGGCGGCGAACATTCGATCACGCCGCCGCTCGTCTCGGCGGTGGCGCGCCGGCATCCTGATCTGACCGTGCTCCAGATCGACGCGCACGCCGACATGCGCGACGCCTACATGGGGACGCCGCACAATCACGCCTGTGCCATGCGCCGGGCGCGGGAGCTCGCGCGCGTGACGCAGGTCGGGATCCGCAGCCTCTCGACCGAGGAAGCCGAGGTGCTCCCCCGTCTCGACACAACCGTTTTCTACGACTTCGACATGCGCAGCAATCCGAAGTGGATCGACGCAGTCGTCGACTCGCTCGGTCCCGATGTCTACGTGACCGTCGACGTTGACGGCCTCGACCCGGCGATCATGCCCTCCACCGGCACCCCTGAGCCCGGCGGCCTGGCGTGGCAGGAAATTACCGCGCTGCTGCGCGCGACGGCGGAGCGCCGGAACGTCGTGGCCGCCGACGTCGTCGAGCTCAGCCCGATTCCCGGCCTGGTGGCGCCGAACTTCCTCTGTGCCAAGTTGATCTACAAGCTCCTCACCTATCGGTTCCTCAAGGATCCGCGCGCCAAGCGGGGGTGA